In Phaseolus vulgaris cultivar G19833 chromosome 3, P. vulgaris v2.0, whole genome shotgun sequence, the sequence AAGAGAGAGGTAAGGGTAATTCAATAAAGGAAatggagaaataaaaaatagaagaaaaaatctCAACGGTGACTTAGAAATTATGATTTTGACATAGTTTATTGGTTAGTGGTTAATGGGATATATGCTTTGTTATAAACTGTAGCACCACTCGCAGAAGCATTTTCCTTTTTCAGATTCTGGCTAGGCTTGGATAatatcatgaaaaatatttagcAGCAACTAAtctttttgagaaaaagaatattataactaaatattattttataaattaaaaaattattaatatttaaagtaaattttattattaataaaaatttataaaataatttttaaattgatattcaaaattaattatcaaattttaaattaatatttaacttaaaaattaaaaattaatgtaaaatgtaaaataattagTACTTGAAAATTTGAtagttaatatttaataacaatttaaaaaatattttataatttttattaataataaaaattattttaaatattaataattttttaatttataaaataatatttagtttagttgtgattaattattttctatctctaaattatttttattaaataattttttttaagtatatgaCTTACTTAATCTTTTcgttcataaaaaaattatggagtTTCTTCGTATAAAACTTAATTCAAATATgtgtaataattaaaaactttaaGATTGAACTTATTGATTTCTATAgttaaataaatagataatattcgtccatttttattttcaaacctataaaatattcaaattggATTTAATGAtccatataattaaataaatagataataattcgttcatttttattttcaaatgattAGACCGTCTAGTCTAGTCATATGGAACCATAAGACAATAAAAGTAGGTTATAGAACTTAATTTTGTTACAAGCATCACTGCACCAAAAGAGATTCTTGTGTTTGCACTACCAATTATAAGcatataaaatatacattaaaaCAATTTGGATAGATGAAAGGACATCAACCGAACCCAAAAAACAGCAATGTAAATGCACACGAAGATACATTATGAGCAAATctgattaaattttaaatagttttaaataaataattttaaataatcacTTATTTGATAAATACTAAAAAAGAGAGAATAAAGTGAGTTGAGAGAAAAGTGGTTTCTCCTCGTGCGAATGAGTGAATGCAAAAGTAAAAAAAGATGTGACTAGTCTATGATGAATAAGTGGAAAAAGAACAAAGATATAcaagaattattttaaaaaaagtcataaaaagtatataacaaaaaaatacttttactcaaaaacagttctttaaaaaaattatcttataatTTGTAGAGTTTATTTTTTCATAGTTAAATTAGAGCACAAGTCAAACATGTTCTAGTTTTGATTAAGTGCTTAAATCAACAAAAATGCATATAGTTGTGTTTAATAAGATTAAAATGAGATCATATAAATACATCGTCTAATAGATGATAAGAGCACTATATATGACCAACCACTAGATAGTTAAAGACTGAAGATTAGACTATTAAATCAAATACCACAAGCTCACAAGAAATCAAAGAATATTTCGGAAAAGAGGgtctgaaatatatttttatatatacctCCATTTTATCTAAGGGAATTTTCATCTTTTCATAGTGAAATTGCCATGAGACAAAGTCTACAATGTTCCTATCAAAGTTAACATATGACACCCAAGTTGAACTAAGTCCTAGCTTCAACCAACTTGACAATATCATCAAAGTATACCCACTTTCATTCTTGTTaagtgaaatttgaaattttataattttcattaatCAAACTAGTATGATAagtttatataatttcaatttactttaaaGTTTCCAATccaaataacatttttttcttaaagcATTTTAAATTCTCTTTCAAAACAAATTTGccaatttttcataatttttttcgaATTCAATAAACCCACCAATGATGTAATTGggtattaaaattttaagttctCTTTAAAAGCCTAATTTACCCTGTCTAGCAAAAGAAGTCAAACCCGCCACAGGGTCATACCAAATTAACATATATGCATAATGGATTTTATAGTACCTATtgaaaccctaaatcctaaatcttTACCCAGGTATTTTACTCTCATTTCCATAATCAGCTCTAAAAACTAGAACATTACATTTAAGAACAattatatcattattttaaatgattattataGGTGGGTCATGATGGGATGAATAAAGTGAACCAAAAATATACATATGAAAGTGATGAAGGATATTACTTCAAAATATCCGTCCTGGATCTAACGATTACCGTGGATGTAGACAAACCATTATTTTTGTCAGAAATCAGTAGGCTGTCATCTTTCTTACTTTGTTGTTCTTTATCCAAAACACTTGAGCTTCCAAATATCTGCACTGATAAGCTTCCCCCTACAAAATATTGAATATCGGGAATTATCACCGTGTGACCACAATGTTGGTGCAATAACATTACAAATTCAGGAGCAAAAACTATATAATTCCTTTATTTCACGAgatttattttctcttattaAGATTTCGTTTTTCCTTTCAATACCAAtgtattatttcttttttagaTCAAGAAAAGTAACTCCATAACTATCGCTTACTAGCTACACATTATTCACAAGCAGCCAAACTAAACAATATGATCCTTTAGAGTTCATGAGAATGGGACCCAACATCTTGTTCCCTCGCTAGTGCCTCCTAATGTTGAAGACTCACCTTCTGCCTCCCAAACTCTCACTGTTGATGAGAACTTACTAACAGTATTAATTTTGTAATGAAAGACAGTACAAGTATAGCATAAGCACCATTTCAGAGAACCCTCCCTCTAACTTccaatattaaaacaaaatcttCTACGCCTTACATTATTTCCATCATTTCTATCTACAAacttctctttttctctctttaacTACTTTCTATTTTGTAACTAATTTCTCTACTTTCGGTTTTGTAACTACTTTCTCTCTATATTATGAACTTCCCCTTCTATTTTTCCTCCCATTTATGTTCGTTGTCTAAATCTACAAAGTACTAACTCTGACACGAAAACAACAGTGACACAAACACTTCAACAATTAATGACTTAAGTATAGGACATGGTAACACCAgtgatatatttatataatcaacATGATACGGCTAActaagaaagataaaaaaaacaaatctttttCCTCCTTTCATTCAAGCGTAAAAGTTGGTCTTATAAAGACCTTGGAAAAAGATACATGTACGATACCTATCTCACCCTTCTAACAGAAAAGATTCTTATTTGTACCaactaataaaagaaaaaaaaaacataatccTTCATCCAAATGGGCTTGGATATTACTTGTATGGGCCTATCATTGGATTGTGGTGGAGATGGATTCACAACATTACAAAAATTGTTATTGAGAACTAAGATTTATTGAATTCtcactttaaaaataaatttgctaagttttacaattttcctaatagttaaaaaataactagttaAGTCTTCTTACAAAACCAAACCTCACGAAAAATTGTTATAAGCcttacaatattttaaatataagttatCTTCTTTAATCACTTTAACTGTTTATTATAGCACTGTCTTGAAGTGTTTAGCCAAGACTATGTGTTTGTTACTCTCTTTACTTGTGCTCAAACTGTTTCGAAGAAGTGTCTAAgctcaaaaaaataatttgacaCAGTAAGGAGTGTCAGACACATGTCGAAAGCATGTCTCACAAGTGTCATGTCCAAAAAGTGTCACACACAATGACAAATTCTACAGAGGTCACGGTGTTTAATGGCTCTTAGTGCATCCCATTATGTCATACCTTAGACTCACTAAAAGATATGGTCAACGAGGTAGTCATACAATAAGATAATCAGAAAATAGTAAATAATACAACTGGGACATTCAAGTCAATATCATACCTAGCACAAGGGCAGCACCAACCCATCCTGTGGGACCCCACCTTTCACCAAGAAGAAACCATGCAAAACCGGCACCCCAGACTGGCTCCAGACCATAAATTATAGCAGCTTCTGTAGCTGATACATCACACATTGCAGACATCTGCAATTGAATCTAAGAAATCTTTATGGGGAAAATGAATCTTCTCACAGAAAACCATAGCTATAAGGAAGCATGGAAAAAGAATTGACAGCTAGATgataaataacaaataaatattttggaaaaagaaTTACTGAGAGGATGAAGCCAAATACACAAAGGATGATAAGAAAAATCTCATACGATATTTAAAGCTAGAAAACAAAGGGGCAAAATAGTGATAAGATAATGGTagtaacatattaaaaaaaaattaagtcgCATTAATgctcaaagatattcataataAGGATTGACTTTTTctattaacatttcaaattatgGGAGcaatttcataaaatatatcctatattaaaaaaattaataaactagTGGAGGAAACTTCCCTCAAGAGGCTCAACATGGATCCGTCATTGCACAGCAATCAGTCCCAAATAATGGCACGGAGTTGCCAACCCGAAATAAGTTGTAATAGGAAAGTTGGATGACCACTAAAATGAAGTTGAGATCATTtcctcaaaaaaaaaaacagaatcgTGAAACAAGGAACTATGGAAAATCAATCCTGAGTTCAAAACTGAGGCATCCATTAGAGATCATGGACACACAAGAATTCTTAAAAAGAGGAAAACCTAAGGATATTTGGTTTGCTTTTGCTTTAGTTAACTCATTTTAAGTTTGTGTTTCTATTAAGTACCCAAGCATTTGGGGAACCTACCCTTAAAAGGTAGCTATTAAGGGAGAAGGAACCAAACACCTAAATACTCTACTGAACATCCCATACTTACTCGGAGTGGAATTTAGATTCTCTGCTGGATTTTTGGTGTTGTCTCTATGCCTTCAAAATATActgattttgatatttaaaagattaatagCTTTTTTGATACATCAAAATCAGTATATTTTGAAGGCATAGTAGATGAACAACACCAAAAATCCAGCCGAAAAATCTGGACTCCTCGAAGTAAGACTTGGGCACCCCATAAATCCAAGTTCCTATCATAGCACTTTTTGAGACATGATACTAATTAATAAGTACCAAAGTGTAGGGGAACCCACCCTCAAAAGCTAGCATTTAAGGTGTAGAACCAAACACTTAAATACTTTACCAGCATCCCATACTACTCAACGTGGGGCTTGGGCACCCCATAATACCCACGTTCCTTTTAGTTTcctttaataattaaaaataaatcttacCTATCTATTATTCTTGTTTCTAAAAGCAAATAATGAAATGGAGAAAAGAAGTGTTTTCattgttaaaaataaacaaaaaataataataataaacaccCACAAAGTGAGGCAAGAATGATGACTTTACCTCAACCCACAAGCATAAACCAGTTGAAAATATCCCTGTATAAATTGCTGGTATCCATGGAAAACCAGTCATCCAGTTTCTAAGCATTTTCCACGTCCAAGAAGATGGCAAGGGAAGCTGGGAACCATTAATGTAACCTCCAAGAAGATACCATATTgcagaaaacaaaacaacaacGCAAATCTgcatttaaaactttaaaaaaggTAAATATTGCCAAAGGTTAACCAGAAGGGACTTGTTTTCATATACACATACACACATAtacaagaaagagaaaagtGACATTGCATGGACAAGTAACTAACTAACCTCATATCCAAGGAGGGGCAGAAACTTCTCCTTACTTATGCTTCTTGATATATGTTCAGTTCTTAACATATGAATGCCAAAAGACACTGCACTTAAAAAGTTCAAAAGATCTCCGACCTGCATTCAAAGCATTCCGGTAATGTTTATCCATAGTCCTTAGCCCTATATATTATTATGATAGGTTCTGaattaaaagtgaaaaataGAGGGAAAGAACTAGGAGCAAGCTCCTGGAGTTATTAACTGAAACATACAAatgggaaataaaaaataaatattgggTAAGCCAAATGCTACCTCTGCCCTACGGCTTCATCCAATCCACATGATGCGCCCCACCCCAACCACTCCCCAATCCATTCCCTTCATATTAAGGTTGTGTTCAAACACCCACTAAAATAACTCTTACCAGCTGCCAAGTATCCATTACATTAGAGCCACCTTTTCTTGCATAACAGCCTGGTCCTCTATACTTCCAATCTCATTACCCATTCTATCTCTATTTCTACTCTCCTTTCTACAAACTTGAAGTGGAGAATAATGATTTAAAGGCTTATTGTATCATAAACCTCACCATAAATGAGAATAAAAGATGAAGATCAAACTTACACATGGAGATGAACCACTGGATTCAAGCATTCCAACTCCTACGATCGACATTACGGCTCCAAACCAGGTTCTAGTTGGAACAGCTGCTCCAAGCAGGCCATCAAGTAAAGGAACCACAATAACCTGTTATTTCACCctaatatttaaaatacacTCATGA encodes:
- the LOC137806289 gene encoding uncharacterized protein, whose product is MALPSHCRTAPFYLEPSRTPSPHNSSFLYPSLAKRQRFADCSLHGQSPRHTSSPVTSSSCHGSNKPVILDSNSDPTSEDENTRSDENPNRLSETRSWNSVFGFRKRYLWRRILFPSRKVRNIILLNVITFIYASNIPVVKEVQAIMNPAAFTFVRFALSAIPFIPFVVRGWGDSCTRNSGIELGIWVSLGYLMQALGLQTSDAGRASFLSMFTVIVVPLLDGLLGAAVPTRTWFGAVMSIVGVGMLESSGSSPCVGDLLNFLSAVSFGIHMLRTEHISRSISKEKFLPLLGYEICVVVLFSAIWYLLGGYINGSQLPLPSSWTWKMLRNWMTGFPWIPAIYTGIFSTGLCLWVEMSAMCDVSATEAAIIYGLEPVWGAGFAWFLLGERWGPTGWVGAALVLGGSLSVQIFGSSSVLDKEQQSKKDDSLLISDKNNGLSTSTVIVRSRTDILK